The following proteins are encoded in a genomic region of Gossypium hirsutum isolate 1008001.06 chromosome D05, Gossypium_hirsutum_v2.1, whole genome shotgun sequence:
- the LOC107937574 gene encoding plastocyanin — translation MATITSAAVAIPSFTGLKAGATAAKVSATAKVAASPVPRVSIKASLKDVGVAVAATAASAILANNAMAIEVLLGSDDGGLAFIPKEFSVSPGEKIVFKNNAGFPHNVVFDEDEIPSGVDVSKISMPEEELLNAKDETYAVTLTEKGTYSFYCSPHQGAGMVGKVTVN, via the coding sequence ATGGCCACCATCACCTCTGCCGCTGTCGCTATCCCATCTTTCACCGGCCTTAAAGCCGGTGCAACCGCAGCTAAAGTTAGCGCCACAGCCAAGGTTGCAGCCTCTCCAGTCCCAAGGGTCAGCATCAAGGCCTCCCTCAAAGACGTCGGTGTTGCTGTTGCGGCAACTGCTGCAAGCGCAATCCTTGCCAACAATGCCATGGCCATTGAAGTCTTGCTCGGCAGTGACGATGGGGGTCTGGCTTTCATTCCCAAAGAATTCAGCGTAAGCCCAGGGGAGAAGATTGTGTTCAAGAACAATGCCGGATTCCCACACAATGTTGTGTTCGATGAGGACGAAATCCCAAGCGGCGTCGACGTATCCAAAATCTCCATGCCTGAAGAAGAGCTACTCAATGCCAAAGACGAGACTTACGCTGTTACCTTGACTGAGAAAGGAACCTACAGTTTCTACTGTTCTCCTCACCAGGGTGCAGGTATGGTTGGAAAAGTCACAGTTAACTGA
- the LOC121217774 gene encoding hippocampus abundant transcript-like protein 1 isoform X1: MGKLSGLRHLFMTLFLHNFASFMVIPAITDVTMAALCPGRDECSLAIYISGFQQAIIGLGSFVMMPLVGNLSDKHGRKALLTVPITLTIFPLAILAYSRTRSFFYAYYILKILTAMFCQGSVHCLSLAYVADNVPEGRRASAFGILSGIGSCAFVCGTLSTRFLSTASTFQVSTAMAMLSAVYMRVFLPDSIINDNLSTPIISEGKSDGVANQNEEPDKKMQVFKTMPSMEDMLALLKSSLTFSQAAIVSFVSNLADVGLHASLLYYLKARFHFNKDQFADLMVITGVAGTISQLLLMPILAPALGEERLLSVGLFFSSAHMIFYSIAWSFWVPYAAAMFSLFYVFSQPCIRSIVSKQVGPCEQGKAQGIISGIGSFANVASPLAFSPLTALFLSERAPFYFPGFSIMCVGFASMIAFVQSLMIRAIPPISSQRVGNCNYMETA, translated from the exons ATGGGGAAGCTGTCAGGGCTAAGACACCTCTTCATGACACTCTTCCTCCACAACTTTGCCTCCTTCATGGTGATTCCGGCCATCACCGACGTTACAATGGCCGCGCTTTGCCCCGGAAGAGATGAATGCTCTCTCGCCATTTACATCTCCGGATTCCAACAAGCG ATCATTGGGCTTGGATCCTTTGTGATGATGCCTTTGGTTGGTAATCTCTCTGATAAGCACGGAAGGAAGGCTTTGCTTACAGTACCCATCACTCTCACCATATTTCCATTAG CAATACTGGCTTACAGCAGAACCAGGAGCTTCTTTTATGCCTACTATATCCTCAAGATTCTCACTGCCATGTTTTGCCAAGGAAGTGTCCATTGTCTCTCTCTTGCTTATGTG GCAGACAATGTTCCGGAAGGGCGACGAGCTTCAGCTTTTGGGATTCTGTCTGGTATTGGGTCTTGTGCATTTGTCTGCGGAACTCTGTCTACTCGCTTTCTCTCGACTGCCTCCACTTTCCAGGTTTCGACAGCAATGGCGATGCTTTCAGCGGTTTACATGAGGGTTTTCCTCCCGGATTCGATCATAAATGATAACCTTTCAACCCCAATTATCTCCGAAGGAAAATCTGATGGTGTTGCTAATCAAAACGAGGAACCGGACAAGAAAATGCAGGTGTTCAAAACCATGCCTTCCATGGAGGATATGCTTGCCTTGTTGAAGAGCAG CTTGACATTTTCACAAGCGGCAATTGTTTCATTTGTCAGCAATCTTGCGGATGTTGGCCTCCATGCTTCATTACTG TACTATTTAAAGGCCAGGTTTCACTTCAACAAAGATCAGTTTGCTGATTTAATGGTTATAACTGGAGTTGCAGGGACCATATCCCAG CTGCTTCTCATGCCCATACTAGCTCCTGCTCTCGGAGAGGAGAGATTGTTGTCCGTAGGCCTATTTTTTAGCTCTGCACAT ATGATCTTCTATAGCATTGCATGGTCCTTCTGG GTACCTTATGCAGCAGCCATGTTTTCCTTATTCTATGTTTTTTCACAACCATGT ATAAGGAGCATCGTGTCTAAACAAGTTGGGCCCTGTGAGCAG GGGAAGGCTCAAGGGATTATTTCAGGCATAGGTTCCTTTGCCAATGTTGCTTCCCCCTTGGCTTTCTCTCCTCTAACAG CTTTGTTCCTGTCCGAAAGAGCGCCATTTTATTTCCCCGGTTTCAGTATTATGTGCGTCGGGTTTGCCTCG ATGATAGCTTTTGTCCAGAGTCTCATGATAAGGGCCATCCCTCCAATTTCAAGTCAAAGAGTTGGCAACTGCAACTACATGGAAACAGCCTAA
- the LOC121217774 gene encoding uncharacterized protein isoform X2 — MGKLSGLRHLFMTLFLHNFASFMVIPAITDVTMAALCPGRDECSLAIYISGFQQAADNVPEGRRASAFGILSGIGSCAFVCGTLSTRFLSTASTFQVSTAMAMLSAVYMRVFLPDSIINDNLSTPIISEGKSDGVANQNEEPDKKMQVFKTMPSMEDMLALLKSSLTFSQAAIVSFVSNLADVGLHASLLYYLKARFHFNKDQFADLMVITGVAGTISQLLLMPILAPALGEERLLSVGLFFSSAHMIFYSIAWSFWVPYAAAMFSLFYVFSQPCIRSIVSKQVGPCEQGKAQGIISGIGSFANVASPLAFSPLTALFLSERAPFYFPGFSIMCVGFASMIAFVQSLMIRAIPPISSQRVGNCNYMETA, encoded by the exons ATGGGGAAGCTGTCAGGGCTAAGACACCTCTTCATGACACTCTTCCTCCACAACTTTGCCTCCTTCATGGTGATTCCGGCCATCACCGACGTTACAATGGCCGCGCTTTGCCCCGGAAGAGATGAATGCTCTCTCGCCATTTACATCTCCGGATTCCAACAAGCG GCAGACAATGTTCCGGAAGGGCGACGAGCTTCAGCTTTTGGGATTCTGTCTGGTATTGGGTCTTGTGCATTTGTCTGCGGAACTCTGTCTACTCGCTTTCTCTCGACTGCCTCCACTTTCCAGGTTTCGACAGCAATGGCGATGCTTTCAGCGGTTTACATGAGGGTTTTCCTCCCGGATTCGATCATAAATGATAACCTTTCAACCCCAATTATCTCCGAAGGAAAATCTGATGGTGTTGCTAATCAAAACGAGGAACCGGACAAGAAAATGCAGGTGTTCAAAACCATGCCTTCCATGGAGGATATGCTTGCCTTGTTGAAGAGCAG CTTGACATTTTCACAAGCGGCAATTGTTTCATTTGTCAGCAATCTTGCGGATGTTGGCCTCCATGCTTCATTACTG TACTATTTAAAGGCCAGGTTTCACTTCAACAAAGATCAGTTTGCTGATTTAATGGTTATAACTGGAGTTGCAGGGACCATATCCCAG CTGCTTCTCATGCCCATACTAGCTCCTGCTCTCGGAGAGGAGAGATTGTTGTCCGTAGGCCTATTTTTTAGCTCTGCACAT ATGATCTTCTATAGCATTGCATGGTCCTTCTGG GTACCTTATGCAGCAGCCATGTTTTCCTTATTCTATGTTTTTTCACAACCATGT ATAAGGAGCATCGTGTCTAAACAAGTTGGGCCCTGTGAGCAG GGGAAGGCTCAAGGGATTATTTCAGGCATAGGTTCCTTTGCCAATGTTGCTTCCCCCTTGGCTTTCTCTCCTCTAACAG CTTTGTTCCTGTCCGAAAGAGCGCCATTTTATTTCCCCGGTTTCAGTATTATGTGCGTCGGGTTTGCCTCG ATGATAGCTTTTGTCCAGAGTCTCATGATAAGGGCCATCCCTCCAATTTCAAGTCAAAGAGTTGGCAACTGCAACTACATGGAAACAGCCTAA